AAATAGATTAAAGAAAGATAATACATTGTCACAAGCTGGTTTGCATTTAATATATAAGAACTTGCGCAAGTAATGCATATTTAAAATAAGGTAAGTCATTAAAAACTAATTAACAATTTAGAAAGGTTTAAAAGTCGAATTAATGTGATACTAACTTGCGCAAGAAATGCTTATTCTCAATAAGGCAACTTTATATTGTAGACCTTTTAAAAATAAATGACGTTTCTATATTTATTTTTCACAATAAATATTGAAATAGATTAAAGAAAGTTATTCCCCTATTAACTATTTCACCGGGTTTTTATATTGTAATAAGGTAAGTCATTACAAACGAATTTAGAATTTAGAAACATTAAGGTAAATTGGCATTTAAATTTTCAATAAATGTGATAATAACTTGAGCAAGAAATTTTAAAATAAATAAGGTAACTTACATTTGAACTATTCTTAAGTTACTTTGCAACTTGCGCAAGTAATACAAAAACCCCCTTGTAATTTTAAATAAATTAATTTATTTATTACAAAAATATGTTTTTCTTTTCAAAATCGATAATAGGTTTGGGCTTTTCTAAATAGGCTATAAAATCTATATTTTATACTAAATCCTACAGATACATTGGCCCAAGAAAACTGAACGCTTCAAATTGGTCTAACAACTATCTAGGAAAAGTTAATGGTATATCCCCAGCTTCAAACAACTACATATTTGATATGAACCATTTCTCAATCAATCTTTTGCAAAGGAAAGAATATACCTCCAAGAGTACTGCTCTGAAACTGGATAACACTATACTAGAATATATTCAGCTACAGACCACCACGTATTTTTTTCTCAAACATTTCCATTTGTATATTTTCCCTACTCTCATTTAAGTTTCAATAAATGTCAAATCAGAAAACGGCATGTGCAATAGGAAAAGAGCTGAAGAAAAAAAATGATGATATAGCTCAACTTCCGAAAGAACATATAGGTTCCGTAGCTTGAGAATCCAAGATTTTAATGATTTTGAGTAAAATTGTTGTTTTCTCGATGCTCCCTGTTATGAAATTGTATTATGTGCCCTCCTTAAATTGTAGCCTCCACCAGAAAGTAAGAGAGATATTAGGAACATGGGGACATGGGGACAGCGAAGAATCCTAACCTCAATACGCTAATAACTGCTTCATAATAACACATATATTTTGGAAGTTTAGGACTCTTCAAACGAAAAAAAGCAGAGAGTAGTGTGGAAGTTTAGGACTCTGGATTTTAGGGATCAAAATAGCATTTCAGCCAAAATCAAGCTTCAAATTTTGCAAGTGTTCCCGAGACAACATTTGATTCATCCACAATCAAGCAAAGTAAATCGGCCGAGACAATTTTCACAAAACGTACTATATCATTGCGTTCTTCAATCACTGGACGCTTGCTTAATCCCTGGCATCAAGAGAAGAACGCAACCTCTGATTCGTAACCCTAGCCCTTACCGGAATCACCAATCGGCACTCGAGGAATCAGTTCTCGGAACAGTGAGCGAAGCTCGGTCCACCGGAATGAAAGAAGACACTATCTGTCAGTTCTCGAGGAAGCAGTACTCTATAAAGCTCGGCCACCGAGGAAGCAGTTCTCCGATTTCTCTGATTTCGATCGACCTTCATTCACTGTTCCGAGAACTGATATTACCGATCCACCTGTCGAACTCCTCTGGTTCTGCTCGGCCTTCGATTCACCATATCAATTTAATCCCCAAATCCAATTAAAATGATCAAAGGGAAACCTTGAAAAATCCCAACTTTTGGTTCTTCTAATCGACAAGAGAAAAGCGTAGTGTTTTGTCTTTATTACTTGAGAGTGTTTGGAAACCTAAATTAAGTAGTTCTACGTTAACTCTTTCCCGCTGATTTAAAAAAAAATGAAAAAGAAATTATCAAAAATCAACTAAGAGGATTAAGAGAAATTTTCTAAGAAGCTATGTATGATTGCTACCTATTGAGAAGTTACTAAAGTGACTTATCTTTTTAATATATAGGGGGATACGTTCTCAAATCAATGAAAGAAATATTTAATATTTCGCGTTGTTGGTTTGATGAACTAGGACTGACGATGTGCACATGTTACGTTGCCGAAAAGCCACCGCACAATAAAAGAAAGAAGACGACGCATGAAGCGTCTCCTCCGTCTTCGTCCGGGTTATGTTCGTTGCCAGATGCGGTGGCTATGAGCTGCTAGCTCAGCACTCGAGATCAGACCTCGCCTCCTTAGCCATCACCTCCAAGAGCCACCGCTCTCTCGTAGCTTCCACTGAGCTCTGCCCGTGCTCTCGCTGATAGGTAACACCGAGGCATCTTTTTACGTATGTTCCTGAGCCAACCCCACGCTGGTTCATCCTCACTCCTAATCTTCATCGGCTGAGCCCTATCCCGTCGAACCCTAAACAGGCTCCGGACTCATCTTCTTTCGTGGCGGTGGGTCATGGGATCTAGGAATGAAAAACGGTAAACGCACTTGGGATGTCTGGTTCCTTGACTGTTTGTCTCACACATGGCACAGCGTCCCGTCCATGAAGATGGCTCGTGCTTCAGCATCGGTAAGCCTTGTAGACGAGGGGTGGAGGATTGCCCAAACTGGGCAGACTCAAAAGAGGTGTTCGATCCAAACACTAAAACTTGGGAGTCATGCATGGCTTCCGTATTATGTTGAGACTAAAACATATGCTCTGGATATCCAACAAAGTGTGGTGCTAGATGATAATGGGACGAGTACGATTTTTGCGGTGGATGAGGATGGTCAAAGCTTCTACATCGTGCCAAGTGATGGCATATCCCTTGGAGAAACAAATTCTAAGCAGCCAGGACACCGAAAAGATTGGTGTGTCATTGGGAAAGAGTTACTGTTGTGGTACTCGCCGGAGAATATTGTGGTGTGATCCACGGAATTTGGAATGGAAGAAAGTGAAGGTTTAGGAAGAGCTTGATTACCTTTTCTGGGGTTGGGTACACCGGTGGGGTAAGCCTGCCAGACCTGTTGATTTTGATATCGGCAAACTTTGTAGCAACTCTGCCGGGAACATTGTCATATTCTGGAACAAGCAGCTTGACGATATTGAGGGGAATGTGGAGCTATGGTGTGCTGAGATTTCTGTGGAGAGACGCAAGGGAGGAGAGGTTTGGGGGAAGTGTGAGTGGTCCGATGCTGTCGTCAAACTTTATCCTGATTTCTCACACGCATATACCGTTGAGGTCTTATATGCTGCTTCTGTCTATGTCTGAAATTCATATCTTTATCATCTCTTTCTCAATGGAATGCTTTTGTATATAAATTGTAGATACAAAAGAAAACCTTTTGAAACCATGCACCCCAAAAGAAAACTATTATCATGTTTTAAGGTGTTCCTTTATCTTTAGAGTATGCATTTTTCTTCTTCTTTTCCTTTGCAAATTGTGAGTTTAAGTCCCTATGAATATCTAGCATGCATATGTTGTCTGATATTTCAAGAGTTATTATGTAGATATATGTTGGAAAGTTCTGAACATATAATTTATCAAATTGAACATTCATGCAGAACAACAAATGCTTGGTTCTTTATAAAAGACATTTATAGAAATGACTCCTACGACAACTCAACTTTCTTTACTTTTGCTATTTCTTAACGAACATGATATTTTTCTCTTTTTTGATCAACCGGGAACAATGTAATCAATAATGTTCTAGTATATAACTGGTTTAAGTTTTATAAAATTATGCTAGAAGACCATATATATAGTATCTGATTAGGTGGCAGCATAGAGATGCTTCAGTTTTCACATGTCTCCTAGCATTGGGACATTGTCTGATCAGATGGTTTGTCGAAGTCAAATGCTTGGAAATTGTTTGTTGTTATGAAATTGTAATCACTTTCTAATTCTATATTACGATTTCGAAGTTCATGTCTGGCTATTTCCGTGTTCACAAGTCTTACATTGATCGTACTCAAATGGATCTCCAGTTTCCGTAATGTTCTTTTGCAATAGTTTAGTGACACTAGTAAAAAAGATAATACAAATTAAAATGAAATAATTTGTCAAATTAGTCCTAGGTCAAATTAGTCCATCACAACATTCTATCTACCATTAGTATATATATTAAGTTTGTAAGAGTCACATTTTAGAACAAACTCTAAAGAACTCAAGTCAATCACATAGAGCGTTTGTATTCCTTAATTGTTTGTAAGTGTACAAACCATAGACCGTTAGAATTGTGCTGTATTTTTAGAATTGTAGGGCTTATCATCACTTGGCTAGAACTTTCTGTAACAGTTTATTATAACTGTATGATTAATCATCTTTAAATGAAGACTACATACTGCATCTACAGTCACTACAAGAAAACAGGGGGATTCTGATGGCCGAAATCGTCGGTNNNNNNNNNNNNNNNNNNNNNNNNNNNNNNNNNNNNNNNNNNNNNNNNNNNNNNNNNNNNNNNNNNNNNNNNNNNNNNNNNNNNNNNNNNNNNNNNNNNNCCCTCCCCCAACCCCCTACAAAACTACACTGATCATAGAAACTAAATACAGCTAACAAACATTAGAATTGTATAGATGATGATAAAAATACACATAGCTTCTCAAACAAAAACATAAGAACTGTCGAGGAATCGATGAATGGTAAAAAGACAAACGTGGGTTGAACAAATAGTTGAAATTTGCATTGTCTAATCATCAATATTCATGCATCTACAGTTGTCTACCATTGACTATCATACTGCTACAAATTCTAGACTTTCCTAATTTTTCTTAGGAAGTTACTAAGTAGGTGGTAATAGATTGATATTATAATACATTCTTGGTTGAAAAAGCAATAATATATTAAAATCTCATTTTTCATCATTAAATATATTATTTTGTAGGATGAAAAATAATGATGATGTATTACTAATTGTCTACACAAACTATATTAATCATGATTTTAGTTTATAACTGAAACAAACACCACATAATCAACAGAAATAAAGATTTGACCTAAGATAAATGAAAGCAAGATACTGATAGAAAGTATTTTTTATTATCAATAACATCGCGGAATGGCAAATTTTTAACACAAATTATATGTAAGAAGTTATACAAATGAT
This sequence is a window from Brassica oleracea var. oleracea cultivar TO1000 chromosome C1, BOL, whole genome shotgun sequence. Protein-coding genes within it:
- the LOC106330759 gene encoding putative F-box/kelch-repeat protein At3g24610, which encodes MKNGKRTWDVWFLDCLSHTWHSVPSMKMARASASVSLVDEGWRIAQTGQTQKRCSIQTLKLGSHAWLPYYVETKTYALDIQQSVVLDDNGTSTIFAVDEDGQSFYIVPSDGISLGETNSKQPGHRKDWCVIGKELLLCNSAGNIVIFWNKQLDDIEGNVELWCAEISVERRKGGEVWGKCEWSDAVVKLYPDFSHAYTVEVLYAASVYV